A region of Ictidomys tridecemlineatus isolate mIctTri1 chromosome 4, mIctTri1.hap1, whole genome shotgun sequence DNA encodes the following proteins:
- the Trim32 gene encoding E3 ubiquitin-protein ligase TRIM32, producing the protein MLSCSVLGCASRILQRRAMASAAASHLNLDALREVLECPICMESFTEEQLRPKLLHCGHTICRQCLEKLLASSINGVRCPFCSKITRITSLTQLTDNLTVLKIIDTAGLSEAVGLLMCRSCGRRLPRQFCRSCSLVLCEPCREADHQPPSHCTLPVKEAAEERRRDFGEKLTRLRELMGELQRRKVALEGVSKDLQARYKAVLQEYGHEERRVQEELARSRKFFTGSLAEVEKCNSQVVEEQSYLLNIAEVQAVSRCDYFLAKIKQADVALLEETADEEEPELTASLPRELTLQDVELLKVGHVGPLQIGQAVKKPRTVNMEDSWAMEAAASAASPSVTFREMDMSPEEVVASPRASPAKQRSSEAAASIQQCLFLKKMGAKGSTPGMFNLPVSLYVTSQGEVLVADRGNYRIQVFTRKGFLKEIRRSPSGIDSFVLSFLGADLPNLTPLSVAMNCHGLIGVTDSYDNSLKVYTLDGHCVACHRSQLSKPWGITALPSGQFVVTDVEGGKLWCFTVDRGAGVVKYSCLCSAVRPKFVTCDAEGTVYFTQGLGLNLENRQNEHHLEGGFSIGSVGPDGQLGRQISHFFSENEDFRCIAGMCVDARGDLIVADSSRKEILHFPKGGGYSVLIREGLTCPVGIALTPKGQLLVLDCWDHCIKIYSYHLRRYSTP; encoded by the coding sequence ATGCTAAGCTGTTCAGTTCTGGGCTGTGCTAGCAGGATCCTTCAAAGAAGAGCAATGGCTTCAGCAGCAGCTTCTCACCTGAACCTGGATGCCCTCCGTGAAGTGCTAGAATGCCCTATCTGTATGGAGTCCTTCACAGAAGAGCAGCTACGGCCCAAGCTCTTGCACTGTGGCCATACCATCTGCCGCCAGTGCTTGGAAAAGTTACTAGCTAGTAGCATCAATGGGGTTCGCTGTCCCTTTTGCAGCAAGATTACCCGCATAACCAGCCTGACTCAGCTCACAGACAACCTGACAGTGCTGAAGATCATTGACACAGCTGGGCTCAGCGAGGCTGTGGGGCTGCTCATGTGCCGGTCCTGTGGGCGGCGGCTGCCCAGGCAATTCTGTAGGAGCTGCAGTTTGGTGTTGTGTGAGCCCTGCCGGGAGGCAGACCACCAGCCTCCCAGCCACTGTACACTCCCTGTCAAAGAGGCAGCTGAGGAACGGCGGCGGGACTTTGGAGAAAAGTTGACACGTCTGCGGGAGCTTATGGGGGAGCTGCAGCGGCGGAAGGTAGCTTTGGAAGGTGTCTCCAAAGACCTTCAGGCAAGGTATAAAGCAGTCCTCCAGGAGTATGGGCATGAGGAACGCAGGGTCCAGGAGGAGTTGGCTCGCTCTCGGAAGTTCTTCACAGGCTCTTTGGCTGAAGTTGAGAAGTGTAATAGTCAAGTGGTAGAGGAGCAGAGTTACCTGCTTAACATTGCAGAGGTGCAGGCTGTGTCTCGCTGTGACTATTTTCTGGCCAAGATCAAGCAGGCTGACGTAGCCCTACTGGAGGAGACAGCTGATGAGGAGGAGCCAGAGCTCACTGCCAGCTTGCCCCGGGAGCTCACTCTGCAAGATGTGGAGCTCCTTAAGGTAGGTCATGTTGGCCCCCTCCAAATTGGGCAAGCTGTTAAGAAGCCCCGGACAGTTAACATGGAAGATTCCTGGGCCATGGAGGCTGCAGCCTCTGCTGCCTCTCCCTCTGTTACATTTAGAGAGATGGACATGAGCCCCGAGGAAGTGGTTGCCAGCCCCAGAGCCTCGCCTGCTAAACAGCGGAGTTCTGAGGCAGCCGCCAGTATCCAGCAGTGCCTCTTTCTCAAGAAGATGGGAGCCAAAGGCAGCACTCCAGGCATGTTCAATCTTCCTGTCAGTCTCTACGTGACCAGTCAAGGTGAGGTGCTGGTTGCTGACCGTGGCAACTACCGTATACAAGTCTTTACTCGCAAAGGTTTTTTGAAAGAGATACGCCGCAGCCCCAGTGGCATTGATAGCTTCGTGCTAAGCTTCCTTGGGGCTGATTTGCCCAATCTTACTCCTCTCTCTGTGGCCATGAACTGCCATGGTCTCATTGGTGTGACTGACAGCTATGACAACTCCCTCAAGGTATATACCTTGGATGGCCACTGCGTGGCCTGTCACAGGAGCCAGCTGAGTAAACCATGGGGCATCACAGCCTTGCCATCTGGCCAGTTCGTGGTAACTGATGTGGAAGGTGGAAAACTCTGGTGTTTTACTGTTGACCGAGGAGCAGGAGTGGTCAAATACAGCTGTCTCTGCAGTGCTGTGCGACCCAAGTTTGTCACCTGTGATGCTGAAGGCACCGTCTACTTCACCCAGGGCTTGGGCCTCAATCTGGAAAATAGGCAGAATGAGCACCACTTAGAGGGTGGTTTCTCCATCGGTTCAGTGGGTCCTGATGGGCAGCTGGGTCGCCAGATTAGCCATTTCTTCTCAGAGAATGAGGATTTCCGCTGCATTGCTGGCATGTGTGTGGATGCCCGTGGTGACCTCATCGTGGCTGATAGTAGTCGCAAGGAAATTCTCCATTTTCCTAAGGGTGGGGGCTATAGTGTCCTTATTCGAGAAGGGCTCACCTGTCCAGTGGGCATTGCCCTCACTCCTAAGGGACAGCTATTGGTCTTGGACTGTTGGGATCATTGCATCAAGATCTACAGCTACCATCTAAGAAGATATTCTACCCCTTAG